One genomic region from Cucumis melo cultivar AY chromosome 9, USDA_Cmelo_AY_1.0, whole genome shotgun sequence encodes:
- the LOC103482969 gene encoding uncharacterized protein LOC103482969 isoform X2: MCSEPPHTTHHPTSTPTLPLSWLPVLDSPWMPTPPRLTLVSVPFLWEEAPGKPRPSTASKVLWQVPVVAGKLPPPPRLLKNEVKQSNNLPSPTTVLDGDERGGMVGSKRWGSFRMCENNGGGSGRFRRGRSASSLSLSSYATSSHFLIWMPVIISYYYQE, translated from the exons ATGTGCTCGGAGCCGCCGCATACGACCCATCATCCCACCTCCACTCCCACGCTACCCCTGTCTTGGCTTCCAGTACTGGACTCCCCATGGATGCCAACGCCCCCGCGTTTAACTCTGGTCTCTGTCCCCTTTTTGTGGGAAGAGGCGCCCGGGAAGCCGAGGCCATCAACTGCATCAAAAGTCCTGTGGCAGGTTCCCGTAGTGGCCGGGAAGCTGCCTCCCCCACCACGGCTGTTGAAGAACGAGGTGAAACAAAGCAATAATCTACCGTCGCCAACGACGGTTCTAGACGGAGATGAAAGAGGTGGGATGGTGGGATCAAAGAGATGGGGTTCTTTTAGGATGTGTGAGAACAACGGCGGTGGAAGCGGGAGGTTTAGAAGGGGAAGATCAGCTTCATCTTTGTCACTTTCATCATATGCAACATCATCGCACTTCTTG ATTTGGATGCCAGTCATCATTTCATACTATTACCAGGAGTGA
- the LOC103482970 gene encoding uncharacterized protein LOC103482970 isoform X2: MPFIEVNTSSTAAEDVKINSAIKIFYRTFGRGSTKVLLIIGLAGTHDSWGPQIKGLTGTDISNDDDDRNASHVSAEPTFQDGGGIEVCAFDNRGMGRSSVPTKKSEYTTNIMAKDAIALLDHLGWEKAHIFGHSMGGMIACKLAAMAPERVKSLAMLNVTGGGFQCCPKLDRQTFDIAVRFMKAKTPEQRASVDLDTHYSKEYLEEYVGFEKRRTLLYREYVEGISATGMQSNDGFAGQVNACWTHKVTRKDIECLQSAGFLVSVIHGRHDVIAQMYYARRLAEKLYPVARMVDLHGGHLVSRERTEEVNQALLDLIRASETKMSPHDWTNLPKKSSWWMEERMAFVTMKTEGGSSISSQPFLLEKLHLFFLYFFGLILLVFGYLRNTIKSLKPTRVGASLT; the protein is encoded by the exons ATGCCCTTCATCGAGGTTAATACCAGCTCCACCGCTGCGGAGGACGTCAAAATCAACTCAGCAATCAAAATTTTCTACAGAACTTTCGGACGCGGCTCCACCAAGGTCCTCCTTATCATAG GATTGGCCGGAACCCACGATTCATGGGGCCCCCAAATCAAAGGGCTCACGGGGACCGATATTTCCAATGACGACGACGATCGGAATGCTTCCCATGTCAGCGCAGAACCCACCTTCCAGGATGGTGGTGGGATTGAGGTTTGTGCATTTGATAATCGGGGAATGGGTAGGAGCTCCGTCCCCACCAAAAAATCTGAATATAC AACAAATATAATGGCCAAGGATGCCATTGCCTTATTGGATCATTTGGGGTGGGAAAAGGCTCATATTTTTGGTCATTCCATGG GAGGTATGATAGCTTGCAAATTAGCAGCTATGGCGCCTGAAAGAGTCAAGTCACTGGCCATGCTTAATGTAACTGGTGGAGGTTTTCAATGTTGCCCCAAG CTTGATAGGCAAACGTTTGATATTGCAGTCAGATTCATGAAGGCGAAGACTCCTGAACAAAGGGCCAGTGTTGATTTAGATACCCACTATTCAAAG GAATATCTTGAAGAGTATGTTGgatttgaaaaaagaagaacATTATTATATCGG GAATATGTTGAAGGTATATCAGCAACGGGAATGCAATCTAATGATGGTTTTGCGGGTCAAGTCAATGCATGCTGGACGCATAAAGTGACAAGAAAAGACATTGAATGCCTTCAGTCTGCTGGATTTCTGGTATCAGTCATTCATGGCAG GCACGATGTTATTGCTCAGATGTACTATGCTAGAAGACTTGCCGAAAAGCTGTATCCTGTTGCTAGAATGGTAGATCTCCATGGAGGTCATCTAGTCAGTCGAGAGAGAACCGAAGAg GTAAATCAAGCTCTTCTTGACTTAATCAGAGCCTCAGAAACAAAGATGAGTCCACATGATTGGACAAACTTGCCAAAGAAAAGCTCAT GGTGGATGGAGGAGAGAATGGCTTTTGTAACAATGAAGACTGAAGGAGGAAGCAGTATCTCCTCCCAACCTTTCTTGTTAGAGAAACTCCATCTTTTCTTCTTGTATTTCTTTGGTCTGATTCTTTTGGTTTTCGGGTATCTCCGAAACACCATCAAAAGTTTGAAACCAACCCGAGTTGGAGCCTCCCTTACATGA
- the LOC103482972 gene encoding uncharacterized protein LOC103482972 produces the protein MATSLLLSSPSYTCYSHCICKRPSITCSSVCLQKPLCNIKLYAGPFGAFSCLSASTPSASSRAAFGAQRKHVFSAFTAPIGYQRSDHMHYRTDSDTVAELEVQLEELLNEVRMMTMSGRKNDAVELLQANYEVVKEQMESGAVGIEQAALLDIVALGYLTVGDLKFVASVLDILNKVVDSLTDGEPFLDSVLLHMGSMYSTLKKFEKSVSAYKRAIDIMEKKFGEDSSFLITPILGMAKVLGTIGRAGKAVECYNRAISLLESRRGFENEDLVIPLFSLGNLMLKEGKGKDAETCFARIVNIYKKLYGEKNGKVGMAMYSLANAKYARGEADEAVTLYRRALEIIKDSNDMAVDDSTTEKMRIDLAELLHVLGRGNEGRELLEECLLINERLKGKEHPSSVKHLVNLAASYSRSKNYVEAERLLRIGLDIMIKAVGSDDQSITVPMLDLAVTLYNLKQDDEAEQLALEVLRIRENAFGKDSLPVGEALDCLVSIQSRLGKDESELLKLLKRILRIQEREFGDDGEEVIDTLKKIAFCMEKLGMKDEKFLLQKRLSMLRMKFKNQMQY, from the exons ATGGCCACTTCCCTTCTTCTCTCTTCTCCATCTTACACCTGTTACAg TCATTGCATTTGCAAAAGGCCATCAATCACATGCTCCTCAGTTTGCCTTCAGAAACCACTATGTAATATCAAGCTTTATGCGGGACCTTTTGGAGCTTTTTCTTGTCTCTCTGCATCAACACCTTCAGCTTCTAGTAGAGCTGCTTTTGGGGCTCAAAGGAAGCACGTTTTTTCTGCGTTCACTGCTCCAATTGGATATCAAAG GTCTGATCACATGCACTACCGTACTGATTCGGACACAGTGGCTGAATTAGAAGTTCAGTTGGAAGAATTACTCAATGAAGTCAGAATGATGACCATGAGCGGGAGGAAGAATGATGCTGTAGAGCTACTTCAAGCTAATTATGAAGTTGTAAAAGAACAAATGGAATCAGGCGCCGTTGGCATTGAACAAGCTGCTCTTCTTGACATCGTGGCTTTGGGGTATTTAACCGTTGGAGACTTGAAGTTTGTTGCTTCTGTATTGGATATA TTGAACAAAGTTGTTGACAGTCTGACGGACGGTGAACCCTTTCTGGATTCAGTGCTTCTGCATATGGGGAGCATGTACTCAACCTTAAAAAAGTTTGAGAAATCAGTATCTGCGTACAAGAGGGCTATTGATATCATGGAGAAAAAATTTG GAGAAGACAGTAGCTTTCTTATCACTCCAATTTTAGGGATGGCTAAAGTTCTTGGTACCATTGGAAGAGCTGGAAAGGCAGTAGAGTGCTACAATCGTGCAATTTCACTTCTGGAATCAAGAAGAGGCTTTGAGAACGAGGATTTGGTTATACCTTTGTTTAGTCTGGGCAATCTTATGCTCAAAGAAGGAAAAGGCAAGGATGCAGAAACATGTTTTGCAag GATTGTGaacatatataaaaagttatatggagagaaaaatggaaaagtCGGAATGGCTATGTATTCTCTGGCTAATGCAAAATATGCAAGAG GGGAAGCAGACGAAGCTGTTACCTTATATAGAAGAGCTTTGGAGATTATTAAGGATTCAAATGATATGGCTGTAGATGACAGCACTACTGAGAAGATGAGGATTGATTTGGCAGAACTATTGCATGTTCTAGGAAG AGGGAATGAAGGCAGAGAACTTCTAGAAGAGTGTTTGTTGATCAATGAAAGGTTGAAAGGAAAAGAGCATCCCAGCTCAGTGAAGCACCTTGTAAACCTTGCCGCTTCTTATTCACGGTCAAAGAATTATGTGGAGGCTGAGCGTTTGTTGCGAATTGGATTGGACATTATGATAAAGGCAGTCGGATCTGATGATCAATCAATTACAGTCCCAATGTTGGATCTTGCTGTCACTCTTTACAATCTAAAACAGGATGATGAGGCCGAGCAACTTGCTCTTGAAGTCTTGCGAATAAGGGAAAATGCTTTTGGAAAAGATTCACTTCCTGTTG GTGAGGCTCTAGATTGTTTGGTTTCAATTCAGAGCAGGCTAGGGAAGGATGAAAGTGAGCTACTGAAGCTGCTGAAGAGAATTCTTAGAATCCAGGAGAGAGAGTTCGGGGACGATGGTGAAGAGGTCATCGACACCCTCAAGAAAATAGCCTTCTGCATGGAAAAACTGGGAATGAAAGATGAGAAATTTCTACTTCAAAAACGACTATCCATGCTGCGTATGAAATTCAAGAACCAGATGCAATACTAA
- the LOC103482971 gene encoding uncharacterized protein LOC103482971, whose amino-acid sequence MATAEANPRKHLENHFTARDDGYRDSKLFSTPLFSLNSERNAASDRRPHGYNSPSKPAHIPTSYHTVDSELKSYKQPDFQHQEGFAVGWAKTLQAGVDNSSVRIASKATVSDEGHQNIEELEHQVCKSYVSTEAVSNNESVNMTKKTDCIDEFHYIEDHFTDLHNLDNQISGRGEKVSLDLESHWIGIEKTKPWWRSASKDELASLVARKSLENVENCDLPQPRTKHQSKNESTCFECFDQDCFLNSPFTEMQFSSLDGSNRDIRPSGGMGERQFIVGTIGHSLRHQDHFSISRTDNEENNSSIISNLNSSKAQLLEALCHSQTRAREAEKAAQEADTEKKHIVALFLRQATQLFAYKQWLQLLQLQNICLQLRNKDQPITGLFSDALPWDPCKDNQFNKPRNRRKKRDQDHLKFTNIAFAVGLSLAGASLLLGWTTGWLVPMF is encoded by the exons ATGGCTACAGCAGAAGCAAATCCACGAAAGCATTTGGAAAACCACTTCACTGCCCGAGATGATGGCTACAgagattcaaaattattttcaacTCCATTGTTTTCCTTAAATTCAGAACGTAATGCTGCATCTGATCGTAGACCACATGGGTATAATTCTCCATCCAAACCTGCTCATATCCCAACATCTTATCACACAGTTGACAGTGAGTTGAAGTCATATAAGCAACCCGATTTTCAGCACCAAGAGGGTTTTGCAGTAGGATGGGCAAAAACTTTGCAGGCTGGAGTGGATAATTCAAGTGTCCGGATTGCAAGTAAAGCAACTGTATCTGATGAGGGGCATCAAAACATAGAAGAACTTGAACATCAAGTTTGCAAGAGTTATGTTTCCACTGAGGCTGTGAGTAACAATGAATCTGTAAACATGACTAAGAAAACAGACTGCATTGATGAGTTCCATTACATAGAGGATCATTTTACAGACTTGCACAATTTAGACAATCAGATCTCTGGGCGGGGAGAGAAGGTTTCTCTTGATTTGGAGTCGCATTGGATTGGAATTGAGAAGACTAAGCCATGGTGGCGTTCTGCTAGTAAAGATGAGTTAGCTTCCTTGGTTGCTAGGAAATCACTTGAAAACGTGGAAAATTGTGATCTTCCTCAACCACGAACCAAACACCAAAGCAAAAATGAATCAACCTGTTTTGAGTGTTTTGATCAAGATTGCTTTCTCAATTCACCGTTTACTGAGATGCAATTCTCTAGTTTGGATGGATCTAACAGAGACATACGTCCCTCAGGTGGCATGGGTGAGAGACAGTTCATTGTTGGTACTATAGGTCACTCGCTGCGTCATCAAGATCATTTCAG CATTAGCAGAACTGATAATGAAGAAAACAACTCGAGTATTATTTCAAATCTGAATTCTAGCAAAGCACAATTGTTGGAAGCACTATGCCATTCACAAACTCGAGCAAGGGAGGCTGAGAAAGCGGCACAAGAAGCAGATACAGAGAAGAAGCACATTGTCGCACTCTTTCTCAGACAAGCCACCCAACTTTTTGCTTATAAGCAGTGGTTACAGTTACTGCAATTACAGAACATTTGCCTTCAACTTAGGAACAAAGATCAACCAATCACTGGTCTGTTCTCAGATGCCTTGCCTTGGGACCCTTGTAAAGACAATCAGTTCAATAAACCTAGAAACAGAAGGAAGAAAAGGGACCAAGACCATCTTAAATTTACAAACATTGCTTTTGCCGTGGGACTGAGTCTTGCCGGTGCCAGTTTGCTCCTCGGATGGACTACAGGTTGGTTGGTTCCTATGTTTTGA
- the LOC103482970 gene encoding uncharacterized protein LOC103482970 isoform X3 yields the protein MGRSSVPTKKSEYTTNIMAKDAIALLDHLGWEKAHIFGHSMGGMIACKLAAMAPERVKSLAMLNVTGGGFQCCPKLDRQTFDIAVRFMKAKTPEQRASVDLDTHYSKEYLEEYVGFEKRRTLLYREYVEGISATGMQSNDGFAGQVNACWTHKVTRKDIECLQSAGFLVSVIHGRHDVIAQMYYARRLAEKLYPVARMVDLHGGHLVSRERTEEVNQALLDLIRASETKMSPHDWTNLPKKSSCKRFSLNTPLFLFGSLEMLKNTFFLTGWMEERMAFVTMKTEGGSSISSQPFLLEKLHLFFLYFFGLILLVFGYLRNTIKSLKPTRVGASLT from the exons ATGGGTAGGAGCTCCGTCCCCACCAAAAAATCTGAATATAC AACAAATATAATGGCCAAGGATGCCATTGCCTTATTGGATCATTTGGGGTGGGAAAAGGCTCATATTTTTGGTCATTCCATGG GAGGTATGATAGCTTGCAAATTAGCAGCTATGGCGCCTGAAAGAGTCAAGTCACTGGCCATGCTTAATGTAACTGGTGGAGGTTTTCAATGTTGCCCCAAG CTTGATAGGCAAACGTTTGATATTGCAGTCAGATTCATGAAGGCGAAGACTCCTGAACAAAGGGCCAGTGTTGATTTAGATACCCACTATTCAAAG GAATATCTTGAAGAGTATGTTGgatttgaaaaaagaagaacATTATTATATCGG GAATATGTTGAAGGTATATCAGCAACGGGAATGCAATCTAATGATGGTTTTGCGGGTCAAGTCAATGCATGCTGGACGCATAAAGTGACAAGAAAAGACATTGAATGCCTTCAGTCTGCTGGATTTCTGGTATCAGTCATTCATGGCAG GCACGATGTTATTGCTCAGATGTACTATGCTAGAAGACTTGCCGAAAAGCTGTATCCTGTTGCTAGAATGGTAGATCTCCATGGAGGTCATCTAGTCAGTCGAGAGAGAACCGAAGAg GTAAATCAAGCTCTTCTTGACTTAATCAGAGCCTCAGAAACAAAGATGAGTCCACATGATTGGACAAACTTGCCAAAGAAAAGCTCATGTAAGCGTTTTTCTCTCAATACTCCTCTGTTTCTCTTTGGTTCTTTGGAAATGCTGAAAAATACTTTCTTCCTAACAGGGTGGATGGAGGAGAGAATGGCTTTTGTAACAATGAAGACTGAAGGAGGAAGCAGTATCTCCTCCCAACCTTTCTTGTTAGAGAAACTCCATCTTTTCTTCTTGTATTTCTTTGGTCTGATTCTTTTGGTTTTCGGGTATCTCCGAAACACCATCAAAAGTTTGAAACCAACCCGAGTTGGAGCCTCCCTTACATGA
- the LOC103482969 gene encoding uncharacterized protein LOC103482969 isoform X1: MCSEPPHTTHHPTSTPTLPLSWLPVLDSPWMPTPPRLTLVSVPFLWEEAPGKPRPSTASKVLWQVPVVAGKLPPPPRLLKNEVKQSNNLPSPTTVLDGDERGGMVGSKRWGSFRMCENNGGGSGRFRRGRSASSLSLSSYATSSHFLVNIYESFKQVLPWRRRTRTR, translated from the exons ATGTGCTCGGAGCCGCCGCATACGACCCATCATCCCACCTCCACTCCCACGCTACCCCTGTCTTGGCTTCCAGTACTGGACTCCCCATGGATGCCAACGCCCCCGCGTTTAACTCTGGTCTCTGTCCCCTTTTTGTGGGAAGAGGCGCCCGGGAAGCCGAGGCCATCAACTGCATCAAAAGTCCTGTGGCAGGTTCCCGTAGTGGCCGGGAAGCTGCCTCCCCCACCACGGCTGTTGAAGAACGAGGTGAAACAAAGCAATAATCTACCGTCGCCAACGACGGTTCTAGACGGAGATGAAAGAGGTGGGATGGTGGGATCAAAGAGATGGGGTTCTTTTAGGATGTGTGAGAACAACGGCGGTGGAAGCGGGAGGTTTAGAAGGGGAAGATCAGCTTCATCTTTGTCACTTTCATCATATGCAACATCATCGCACTTCTTG GTGAATATCTATGAAAGCTTTAAACAGGTCCTCCCATggagaagaagaacaagaacaagataG
- the LOC103482970 gene encoding uncharacterized protein LOC103482970 isoform X1 gives MPFIEVNTSSTAAEDVKINSAIKIFYRTFGRGSTKVLLIIGLAGTHDSWGPQIKGLTGTDISNDDDDRNASHVSAEPTFQDGGGIEVCAFDNRGMGRSSVPTKKSEYTTNIMAKDAIALLDHLGWEKAHIFGHSMGGMIACKLAAMAPERVKSLAMLNVTGGGFQCCPKLDRQTFDIAVRFMKAKTPEQRASVDLDTHYSKEYLEEYVGFEKRRTLLYREYVEGISATGMQSNDGFAGQVNACWTHKVTRKDIECLQSAGFLVSVIHGRHDVIAQMYYARRLAEKLYPVARMVDLHGGHLVSRERTEEVNQALLDLIRASETKMSPHDWTNLPKKSSCKRFSLNTPLFLFGSLEMLKNTFFLTGWMEERMAFVTMKTEGGSSISSQPFLLEKLHLFFLYFFGLILLVFGYLRNTIKSLKPTRVGASLT, from the exons ATGCCCTTCATCGAGGTTAATACCAGCTCCACCGCTGCGGAGGACGTCAAAATCAACTCAGCAATCAAAATTTTCTACAGAACTTTCGGACGCGGCTCCACCAAGGTCCTCCTTATCATAG GATTGGCCGGAACCCACGATTCATGGGGCCCCCAAATCAAAGGGCTCACGGGGACCGATATTTCCAATGACGACGACGATCGGAATGCTTCCCATGTCAGCGCAGAACCCACCTTCCAGGATGGTGGTGGGATTGAGGTTTGTGCATTTGATAATCGGGGAATGGGTAGGAGCTCCGTCCCCACCAAAAAATCTGAATATAC AACAAATATAATGGCCAAGGATGCCATTGCCTTATTGGATCATTTGGGGTGGGAAAAGGCTCATATTTTTGGTCATTCCATGG GAGGTATGATAGCTTGCAAATTAGCAGCTATGGCGCCTGAAAGAGTCAAGTCACTGGCCATGCTTAATGTAACTGGTGGAGGTTTTCAATGTTGCCCCAAG CTTGATAGGCAAACGTTTGATATTGCAGTCAGATTCATGAAGGCGAAGACTCCTGAACAAAGGGCCAGTGTTGATTTAGATACCCACTATTCAAAG GAATATCTTGAAGAGTATGTTGgatttgaaaaaagaagaacATTATTATATCGG GAATATGTTGAAGGTATATCAGCAACGGGAATGCAATCTAATGATGGTTTTGCGGGTCAAGTCAATGCATGCTGGACGCATAAAGTGACAAGAAAAGACATTGAATGCCTTCAGTCTGCTGGATTTCTGGTATCAGTCATTCATGGCAG GCACGATGTTATTGCTCAGATGTACTATGCTAGAAGACTTGCCGAAAAGCTGTATCCTGTTGCTAGAATGGTAGATCTCCATGGAGGTCATCTAGTCAGTCGAGAGAGAACCGAAGAg GTAAATCAAGCTCTTCTTGACTTAATCAGAGCCTCAGAAACAAAGATGAGTCCACATGATTGGACAAACTTGCCAAAGAAAAGCTCATGTAAGCGTTTTTCTCTCAATACTCCTCTGTTTCTCTTTGGTTCTTTGGAAATGCTGAAAAATACTTTCTTCCTAACAGGGTGGATGGAGGAGAGAATGGCTTTTGTAACAATGAAGACTGAAGGAGGAAGCAGTATCTCCTCCCAACCTTTCTTGTTAGAGAAACTCCATCTTTTCTTCTTGTATTTCTTTGGTCTGATTCTTTTGGTTTTCGGGTATCTCCGAAACACCATCAAAAGTTTGAAACCAACCCGAGTTGGAGCCTCCCTTACATGA